From Pusillibacter faecalis, one genomic window encodes:
- a CDS encoding PAS domain-containing protein — MPVSLHLSDHNPDMNESLERCIEKAMLNLLDECVFGGIMITYNTPGFPLYYIDDRMLSFLNYPSRAHLITATKGAMINCIRTEDRESLQSEITQSLLSGNSYTTTYRMLCRDKGYIWIKETGVQTVLPNGESVLVSLCLDITGQMEAQAELESIVQCPMGGIFRARMDRDFTLIYANDHYYALHGFTREKLRNEFNNRTIQLVHPADIPWIEQRLRKAVEQREQTVSLEYRVVRPDGGIVWLLMNGSLSEQQGNMLLTGMVIDISHQKFMEERLCCKSRRQRALCAKNQEDLN; from the coding sequence ATGCCAGTCTCTTTGCACCTTTCTGATCATAATCCTGACATGAACGAGAGTCTTGAGCGTTGTATAGAAAAAGCAATGCTGAACTTGCTGGACGAATGTGTGTTTGGTGGTATTATGATCACTTATAATACCCCAGGTTTCCCCCTCTATTACATAGATGACAGGATGCTGTCTTTTCTGAATTACCCAAGTCGGGCACATCTCATCACTGCAACGAAGGGAGCTATGATCAACTGCATTCGGACAGAGGACCGGGAGAGCCTGCAGTCTGAAATTACACAGTCTCTTCTCAGCGGAAACAGTTATACAACAACCTATCGGATGCTGTGCAGAGACAAAGGCTACATCTGGATAAAAGAGACCGGGGTGCAGACGGTCTTGCCAAATGGAGAATCAGTTCTGGTCAGCCTATGCTTGGACATCACTGGGCAAATGGAGGCGCAGGCTGAATTGGAATCCATCGTCCAGTGTCCTATGGGTGGAATTTTCCGTGCCAGAATGGATCGGGATTTCACCTTAATTTATGCAAACGATCACTATTATGCTCTACATGGCTTCACGAGAGAAAAGTTGCGCAATGAATTCAACAACAGGACGATCCAACTGGTCCATCCAGCGGATATCCCTTGGATTGAGCAACGGCTGCGCAAAGCTGTAGAACAGAGGGAGCAAACCGTCAGCCTGGAATACCGTGTGGTTCGGCCCGATGGTGGGATCGTATGGTTGCTGATGAATGGCTCCTTGTCTGAACAGCAAGGGAACATGCTTCTCACCGGTATGGTCATCGACATCTCGCATCAAAAGTTCATGGAGGAGCGTCTATGTTGCAAAAGTCGGCGTCAGCGTGCGCTTTGTGCCAAAAATCAGGAGGATCTCAATTAA
- a CDS encoding nucleotidyltransferase family protein, whose protein sequence is MTEPTLVIMAAGMGSRFGGLKQVAPVDRAGHPILAFSLYDAWRAGFRQVAFVIKRELETEFRERVGRHAEERFQVLYVFQDLDRLPAGFQVPVGRVKPWGTGHAVACCQGMVTGPFAVINADDFYGPSAFSAVYSYLIANAVDNRYAMVGYRLRNTVTEHGSVSRGICQVRDGFLSGITERTELYKRGDHAAYTEDGKTFVDLPGDTLVSMNLWGFSAAFLEELWARFPVFLKENLPQNPLKCEYFLPQVVNAQLADGSAAVQVLPCEESWYGVTYQEDLDTVRQAIERMEREGTYPETLWG, encoded by the coding sequence ATGACAGAACCCACATTGGTGATTATGGCTGCCGGGATGGGCAGCCGCTTCGGAGGGCTTAAGCAGGTAGCACCGGTAGACCGGGCCGGTCATCCCATCCTCGCCTTCTCCCTGTACGACGCTTGGCGCGCCGGCTTTCGCCAGGTGGCCTTTGTAATCAAGCGGGAGCTGGAAACGGAGTTCCGGGAGCGGGTCGGCCGCCATGCAGAGGAGCGCTTTCAGGTCCTCTATGTCTTTCAGGACCTCGACCGCCTGCCGGCGGGCTTCCAAGTGCCGGTGGGGCGTGTAAAGCCCTGGGGCACCGGTCATGCTGTGGCTTGTTGTCAGGGGATGGTGACAGGTCCCTTTGCAGTGATCAACGCTGATGACTTCTATGGTCCAAGCGCCTTTTCTGCTGTCTATAGCTATCTCATTGCCAACGCTGTAGACAACCGTTATGCTATGGTTGGCTACCGTCTGCGCAACACCGTGACGGAGCATGGGTCTGTTTCCCGGGGAATCTGTCAGGTTCGGGACGGGTTCCTCTCCGGCATCACTGAACGGACCGAGCTCTATAAACGAGGAGACCACGCCGCCTATACGGAGGATGGCAAAACCTTTGTGGACCTGCCGGGTGACACGCTGGTATCCATGAATCTGTGGGGCTTTTCCGCCGCATTCCTAGAGGAGCTGTGGGCGCGATTTCCGGTCTTTTTGAAAGAAAACCTGCCGCAAAATCCGCTCAAATGCGAGTACTTCCTGCCACAGGTGGTCAACGCCCAGCTGGCGGACGGCAGTGCCGCCGTGCAGGTCTTGCCCTGTGAGGAGAGCTGGTACGGCGTTACCTATCAAGAGGATCTGGATACCGTACGGCAGGCTATCGAGCGCATGGAGCGGGAAGGGACCTATCCGGAAACACTGTGGGGATGA
- a CDS encoding gamma-glutamyl-gamma-aminobutyrate hydrolase family protein, which yields MTIYIWGNASRYENYQRAVELAGDQVQFGGDPEDCAALLLPGGGDLEPWRYGQKNTASRGLEPERDAAELALMEYFTTLRRPVLGICRGLQTVNVFFGGTLCQDISEHGACDGVDRRHRVRTATSPLQELCGETCVVNSAHHQAADRLGAGLQAIQWTDDGVIEALCHRTLPVWAVQWHPERLGKLGETVFQAFHSLCQ from the coding sequence ATGACAATATATATCTGGGGAAACGCATCTCGGTACGAAAACTACCAACGTGCGGTGGAGCTCGCGGGAGACCAGGTTCAATTTGGAGGCGATCCAGAGGACTGCGCCGCTCTGCTGCTGCCAGGGGGCGGAGACTTGGAGCCTTGGCGCTATGGCCAGAAGAACACTGCTTCCCGGGGGCTGGAGCCGGAACGGGATGCGGCGGAGCTGGCACTGATGGAATATTTTACAACGCTGCGGCGCCCGGTGCTGGGAATCTGCCGGGGACTGCAGACCGTGAATGTGTTTTTTGGCGGTACTCTGTGTCAGGATATTTCGGAACACGGGGCCTGTGACGGCGTCGACCGGCGGCATCGTGTCCGGACTGCCACCTCGCCTTTGCAGGAACTTTGCGGAGAAACCTGCGTGGTCAATAGCGCACATCACCAGGCGGCGGATCGCCTTGGGGCAGGACTGCAGGCTATCCAGTGGACGGATGACGGCGTCATAGAGGCACTGTGCCACCGGACACTACCGGTATGGGCCGTCCAATGGCATCCAGAGCGGCTGGGAAAATTGGGAGAAACGGTGTTCCAAGCGTTCCACTCATTGTGCCAATGA
- a CDS encoding sporulation initiation factor Spo0A C-terminal domain-containing protein gives MMQDEIVDILLRAGIPASTKGFTYIHDALELMDRDSYYFSGKVCALYAKIAKQNGANSSQVERAIRYAFEEALTRGNLESVEHYLDPINTRNSNELKVLFLRWKQETRQTEKFSYDTISAYRAQIYNEILDEMNALTSKLRQAASNVPSQKMAM, from the coding sequence ATGATGCAAGATGAAATTGTGGATATCCTGTTGCGTGCAGGAATCCCAGCTAGTACAAAAGGATTTACATATATCCACGACGCCTTAGAGCTTATGGATAGAGATTCTTACTATTTTTCCGGAAAAGTCTGTGCATTGTACGCAAAGATTGCCAAACAGAATGGCGCGAATTCTTCGCAAGTAGAGCGTGCAATACGCTATGCTTTTGAGGAAGCCCTGACCAGGGGGAACCTGGAGTCGGTGGAGCATTATCTGGACCCCATCAATACTCGAAATTCCAACGAACTCAAGGTCTTGTTCCTGCGGTGGAAGCAAGAAACCCGTCAGACTGAAAAATTTTCATATGATACTATATCAGCATATCGTGCACAGATATACAACGAGATTCTTGATGAGATGAACGCTCTGACTTCCAAACTCCGGCAGGCCGCCTCAAACGTCCCATCTCAAAAAATGGCGATGTAA
- a CDS encoding FtsW/RodA/SpoVE family cell cycle protein, which produces MSRLRGTLAGFFQQADLLLLGLCCLATLYGMALIASATRYMDTSGMIRYVGVQGVAMLLGIGAYIFMSMVDIEIVMRKWKWIVGFNVVFIGLLVTPLGVGGSTTGNQAWLKFPGIPFQIGPAEVVKITFTLLLAKQLEWLREEKRDLKSFHSAFLVAGHTLALMGWYVVISGDMGNALTFFFIFLCMSFVAGFALRWFALLLAGGGAAFVAAWVLDLIPPYMMDRFRVLFDHSYDSLGVGWQQSRSLLTIGAGGVLGQGYMNGTQTQSSYPQSLPNRWTDFIFSVCGEELGMIGCLLIILLLSAIIVRVLLVAKNSQTSFQCYVCVGVAAMLIYQTVINIGMCLFVMPTIGVTLPFFSYGGSSILTLYMAMGVVSGIKLRSPDMHRRGQIIGR; this is translated from the coding sequence TTGAGCAGACTGAGGGGGACCCTGGCGGGCTTTTTCCAGCAGGCTGATTTGCTGCTGCTGGGACTTTGCTGCCTCGCCACGCTGTACGGCATGGCGCTGATTGCCAGCGCTACCCGCTATATGGACACGTCCGGCATGATCCGTTATGTGGGTGTCCAGGGGGTGGCCATGCTTCTGGGCATCGGCGCATATATCTTCATGTCCATGGTGGATATTGAGATTGTCATGCGGAAGTGGAAGTGGATTGTTGGGTTCAACGTGGTGTTCATCGGGCTGCTGGTGACGCCGCTGGGCGTTGGCGGGAGTACCACCGGCAATCAGGCATGGCTGAAATTCCCCGGTATTCCCTTTCAGATCGGCCCGGCGGAGGTGGTGAAGATCACCTTTACTCTGTTGCTGGCCAAGCAGCTGGAATGGCTGCGGGAAGAAAAGCGAGACTTAAAATCCTTTCATTCTGCCTTTTTGGTGGCGGGACACACATTGGCTCTGATGGGTTGGTACGTGGTGATCTCCGGCGATATGGGCAATGCTCTGACGTTCTTTTTCATCTTTCTGTGTATGTCCTTTGTGGCCGGCTTTGCCTTGCGGTGGTTCGCACTGCTGCTGGCAGGGGGTGGAGCCGCTTTTGTGGCGGCTTGGGTACTGGATCTGATCCCGCCATACATGATGGATCGTTTCCGAGTCCTGTTTGACCACTCCTATGACTCCTTGGGCGTGGGCTGGCAGCAGAGCCGGAGCTTGCTGACAATTGGCGCAGGCGGCGTGCTGGGTCAAGGGTACATGAACGGCACCCAGACCCAGAGCAGCTACCCTCAGTCGCTGCCGAACCGATGGACGGACTTCATCTTCTCTGTCTGCGGGGAGGAGTTGGGGATGATAGGCTGCCTTCTCATCATTCTGCTGCTCTCAGCTATCATTGTTCGGGTTCTGCTGGTGGCAAAAAATAGCCAGACCTCCTTCCAGTGCTACGTGTGCGTGGGTGTGGCGGCTATGCTGATCTATCAGACCGTGATCAATATTGGCATGTGCCTTTTTGTGATGCCCACCATTGGTGTCACACTGCCATTTTTCAGTTATGGCGGCTCCTCCATCCTGACGCTGTATATGGCTATGGGTGTTGTGTCCGGCATCAAGTTGCGCTCGCCGGACATGCACCGCCGCGGGCAGATCATTGGACGCTGA
- the galE gene encoding UDP-glucose 4-epimerase GalE, whose amino-acid sequence MTVFVTGGAGYIGSHTCVELLEQGMEVVVADNLVNSSAKALKRVEQITGKTLTYYQADIRDQAALDRIFEAHSVDCVMHFAGLKAVGESVEKPLEYYTNNLTSTLTLCKSMAAHGVKKIIFSSSATVYSGDNEVPLREDSRIGNCTNPYGWTKYMSEQILRDIAKADPEWSVVLLRYFNPIGAHPSGLIGEDPRGIPNNLMPFIAQVAVGRRDHLNVFGNDYDTHDGTGVRDYIHVVDLARGHVAAINYMNGHPGESVFNLGTGTGYSVLDMVNAFQRVTGQKIPYEITARRPGDLATVYASPDKSAELLGWKAEYGLDEMCRDTWAWQSQNPNGYGEE is encoded by the coding sequence ATGACAGTATTCGTAACTGGCGGCGCCGGCTATATCGGCAGCCATACCTGCGTAGAGCTTTTGGAACAGGGAATGGAGGTCGTGGTGGCTGATAACCTCGTGAACAGCAGCGCCAAGGCTCTCAAGCGAGTTGAGCAGATCACCGGAAAGACCCTGACCTATTACCAGGCGGACATCCGGGATCAAGCCGCTTTGGACCGCATCTTTGAGGCTCACTCCGTCGACTGCGTCATGCACTTTGCCGGCCTGAAGGCCGTGGGCGAGTCTGTGGAAAAGCCTCTGGAGTATTACACCAACAACCTGACCTCCACGCTCACCCTCTGCAAATCTATGGCGGCCCATGGCGTGAAAAAGATCATTTTTTCTTCCTCCGCCACCGTTTACTCCGGAGATAACGAGGTTCCCCTGCGGGAGGATTCCCGCATCGGAAACTGCACAAACCCTTACGGCTGGACGAAATACATGTCCGAGCAGATCTTGCGGGACATTGCCAAGGCAGACCCGGAGTGGTCCGTGGTGCTGCTGCGGTATTTCAATCCCATTGGCGCCCACCCCAGCGGTCTCATTGGCGAGGACCCCCGGGGCATCCCCAATAACCTGATGCCCTTTATTGCCCAGGTGGCCGTCGGCCGCCGGGACCACTTGAACGTCTTCGGAAATGACTATGACACTCACGACGGAACCGGCGTGCGGGATTATATCCATGTTGTGGACTTGGCCCGGGGACACGTGGCGGCCATCAACTATATGAACGGCCATCCCGGAGAGAGCGTCTTCAACCTGGGTACCGGAACTGGTTACAGCGTGCTGGACATGGTGAATGCTTTTCAGCGGGTCACGGGCCAGAAGATCCCCTATGAGATCACCGCCCGCCGCCCGGGCGATCTGGCCACAGTTTACGCAAGTCCCGACAAGAGCGCGGAGCTCTTGGGCTGGAAGGCGGAATACGGCTTGGATGAGATGTGCCGGGATACCTGGGCGTGGCAGTCCCAGAACCCCAACGGCTATGGCGAGGAATAA
- a CDS encoding helix-turn-helix domain-containing protein, translating to MSLGDKLRQRRQEMGLTRPQLAAKICVTPSAIANYENGISTPKPDILISLINVLEVDANYIYSDYLGNNRISKIYDQALSTEEIDSIKKYRELSEEGKRLVRLIVNEEYTRTVARSRITFPCYLPGVRKLHTGFLMQEKLGSVRIKQKELPVGTDFCFQIQVDQYLPVFRKFDILALQKRRAGHNEMGLFYLNGIYYIRTLFQEKGECRLRALNVIDEDILVKETDEFRCIGTILGQVNGVLETP from the coding sequence ATGAGCCTAGGAGATAAATTGCGGCAGAGAAGACAGGAAATGGGCCTCACCAGGCCTCAACTGGCAGCTAAAATCTGCGTGACTCCGTCAGCGATTGCTAACTATGAAAACGGCATCAGCACCCCAAAGCCTGATATCTTAATTTCTTTGATTAATGTGTTGGAAGTGGATGCCAACTATATTTACTCTGATTATCTTGGCAACAATCGAATCAGCAAAATTTATGATCAAGCTCTAAGCACTGAAGAGATTGATTCCATCAAAAAATATAGAGAGCTTTCCGAAGAGGGAAAGCGGCTTGTGCGGCTGATCGTTAATGAGGAATACACCCGAACAGTCGCCCGAAGCCGGATCACCTTTCCCTGCTATCTGCCCGGTGTACGTAAGCTTCATACCGGTTTTCTCATGCAAGAAAAATTGGGCAGCGTGCGTATCAAACAAAAGGAGTTGCCTGTTGGGACTGACTTCTGCTTTCAGATTCAGGTAGATCAATATCTGCCCGTTTTTCGGAAGTTTGATATTCTGGCTCTCCAGAAAAGGCGGGCGGGACACAATGAGATGGGGCTGTTCTATCTCAATGGTATTTACTATATCCGAACACTTTTCCAGGAGAAGGGAGAATGTCGTCTTCGGGCTCTAAATGTAATTGATGAGGATATTTTAGTGAAAGAAACGGATGAATTCCGTTGTATCGGCACGATTCTTGGCCAGGTAAATGGTGTTTTGGAGACTCCCTGA
- the tsaE gene encoding tRNA (adenosine(37)-N6)-threonylcarbamoyltransferase complex ATPase subunit type 1 TsaE — MDYLTHNETETEALGARLAGALSPGAVVAYRGGLGMGKTAFTRGLARGLGYVGRVTSPTFTIVNEYEGGRLPLFHFDMYRLGSAEELFDIGWEDYLDRGGVCAVEWSEQVAEALPPETVFVALTRHPENPSWRTITIEGAFLP, encoded by the coding sequence ATGGACTATCTCACCCACAATGAAACGGAGACAGAGGCCCTGGGTGCGCGTCTTGCCGGGGCGCTCTCCCCCGGCGCTGTGGTCGCATACCGCGGCGGGCTTGGCATGGGCAAAACCGCCTTTACCCGAGGGCTTGCCCGGGGGCTGGGATATGTCGGCCGGGTCACAAGCCCTACCTTCACCATTGTCAACGAGTATGAGGGCGGTCGGCTCCCCCTGTTTCACTTTGACATGTACCGGCTGGGAAGCGCGGAGGAGCTCTTCGATATTGGTTGGGAGGACTATCTGGACCGGGGCGGCGTGTGCGCTGTGGAGTGGAGTGAGCAGGTAGCAGAGGCCCTGCCCCCTGAGACTGTGTTTGTCGCCCTGACCCGCCACCCGGAGAATCCCTCCTGGCGAACCATTACCATAGAAGGAGCCTTCCTCCCATGA
- the upp gene encoding uracil phosphoribosyltransferase, which produces MNGKVHVMDHPLVAHKLTILRDKDTSVKDFREIVSEIGMLITYEATRDLPLTEKEVETPICKTTAPTLKGKKFAVVPILRAGLGLVDGVLRMVPSARVGHIGMFRDEETLEPHVYFCKLPKDVAERDIMVVDPMLATGGSADAAISALKERGCNNIKLMVLVAAPEGIARIQSSHPDVDIFCGVVDKGLNERGYIVPGLGDAGDRIFGTK; this is translated from the coding sequence ATGAACGGAAAAGTACATGTCATGGATCACCCCCTGGTTGCCCACAAGCTGACCATCCTGCGGGACAAGGATACCAGCGTTAAGGATTTCCGGGAGATCGTCTCTGAGATCGGTATGCTGATTACCTATGAGGCCACCCGGGACCTGCCTCTGACGGAAAAAGAGGTGGAGACTCCCATCTGCAAAACCACCGCCCCCACCTTAAAAGGCAAAAAATTCGCGGTGGTCCCCATCCTGCGGGCCGGCCTGGGCCTAGTGGACGGTGTGCTGCGGATGGTTCCCTCCGCCCGGGTGGGTCACATCGGCATGTTCCGTGACGAGGAAACCCTGGAGCCTCATGTCTATTTCTGCAAGCTTCCCAAAGATGTGGCCGAGCGGGATATCATGGTGGTGGACCCCATGCTGGCCACCGGCGGCAGTGCAGATGCCGCCATCTCCGCTTTGAAGGAGCGTGGCTGCAACAACATTAAACTGATGGTCCTAGTGGCCGCACCGGAAGGAATCGCCCGCATCCAGTCCTCCCACCCGGATGTGGATATCTTCTGCGGCGTAGTGGACAAGGGCCTCAATGAGCGGGGCTACATCGTTCCCGGTCTGGGAGACGCTGGCGACCGGATCTTCGGCACAAAGTAA
- the tsaB gene encoding tRNA (adenosine(37)-N6)-threonylcarbamoyltransferase complex dimerization subunit type 1 TsaB has protein sequence MKILALETSAKAVSAAITENGVVLASGYQDTGLTHSRTLMPIVKHLFQNTGIAPQELDAVAVAVGPGSFTGIRIGVSAAKGLAFSLDKPAAAVSTLAAMARNAAFAGGLILCAMDARRGQIYNAVFSAEGGVLTRLTPDRAISLAELAEELRPDARPKIAVGDGARLCADFLNQTGIPCQLAPPHLMMQNAMSVALEAEALALEGRLVDAQALLPVYLRPPQAERLRKAERR, from the coding sequence ATGAAAATCTTAGCACTGGAAACCTCCGCCAAAGCCGTCTCCGCCGCAATCACGGAAAATGGCGTGGTTTTGGCCTCTGGCTATCAGGACACCGGGCTTACCCACAGCCGGACCTTGATGCCGATTGTGAAGCACCTCTTTCAAAATACAGGCATAGCACCTCAAGAGCTGGATGCCGTCGCGGTGGCGGTGGGCCCCGGCTCCTTTACCGGAATCCGCATCGGCGTGTCTGCCGCCAAGGGGCTGGCCTTTTCCCTGGACAAGCCCGCCGCCGCCGTGTCTACCCTGGCTGCTATGGCCCGGAACGCAGCGTTTGCAGGCGGGCTGATCCTCTGCGCTATGGACGCCCGGCGCGGCCAGATTTACAATGCGGTCTTCTCCGCTGAGGGCGGCGTACTGACCCGCCTGACTCCGGACCGGGCCATTTCCCTGGCGGAACTGGCGGAAGAGCTGCGGCCGGACGCCCGCCCCAAAATCGCTGTGGGAGACGGGGCCCGCTTGTGCGCGGACTTCTTAAATCAGACCGGTATTCCCTGCCAGCTCGCTCCGCCTCACCTGATGATGCAAAATGCCATGTCGGTTGCTCTTGAGGCTGAGGCTCTGGCTTTGGAGGGCCGGTTGGTGGATGCCCAGGCGCTGCTGCCGGTCTATCTGCGTCCGCCCCAAGCGGAACGGCTCCGGAAGGCCGAGAGGCGTTAA
- a CDS encoding N-acetylmuramoyl-L-alanine amidase family protein, whose translation MKKVCLDPGHDAGNLANKSPDGTYYEHEFCLDMGKRIQALLERHGVAVTMTRTDGKEVSLAKRCEIANGIPGLNLFVSLHSNAAGSGGWSSASGWSEYIYGPGGDREKAAQDILAAVKAAGITVRSTPIVYDPGLYVLKHTVAPAVLLEQGFHTNQGDVANLKDAAYRRRLAEAEAKGILTYLGIPWKEDTANTDFERAIQWVRENGIMLGNTDGDMMLDQPVTRKQFAVMLYRYHEKFGR comes from the coding sequence ATGAAAAAGGTCTGTCTGGACCCGGGGCATGATGCCGGAAATCTGGCCAACAAGAGTCCGGATGGGACCTATTATGAGCATGAATTTTGCCTGGATATGGGTAAACGTATTCAAGCGCTCTTAGAGCGTCATGGCGTGGCTGTGACCATGACCCGGACTGACGGCAAGGAGGTCAGTCTGGCAAAACGATGTGAGATTGCTAACGGGATTCCAGGTCTGAATCTGTTTGTCAGCCTTCACAGCAATGCTGCAGGGAGCGGCGGCTGGTCCTCTGCCTCCGGATGGAGCGAGTATATTTATGGTCCAGGAGGCGACCGTGAAAAGGCAGCCCAGGATATTTTGGCAGCAGTGAAGGCGGCAGGAATTACCGTGCGCTCCACCCCCATTGTATACGATCCTGGCCTGTATGTTCTTAAGCATACAGTGGCTCCTGCCGTATTGCTGGAACAGGGGTTCCACACCAATCAGGGGGATGTGGCGAACCTCAAGGATGCCGCGTACCGCCGGAGACTGGCGGAAGCAGAGGCAAAGGGGATTTTGACTTATCTGGGAATCCCGTGGAAGGAGGACACTGCAAATACGGATTTTGAAAGAGCTATCCAATGGGTGCGGGAAAACGGTATTATGTTAGGAAATACAGATGGTGACATGATGCTTGACCAGCCTGTTACCCGAAAACAGTTTGCCGTCATGCTGTATCGCTATCACGAGAAATTCGGCAGGTGA